A stretch of the Poseidonibacter parvus genome encodes the following:
- a CDS encoding sulfite exporter TauE/SafE family protein, protein MEIDFIIALAFILFWASVVHGSIGFGFGMISTALVALFTDIQTTILFMLIPTMLANIMSILSEGNFLEALKKFWVIILLMIIGSTLGTILLVYVNSEYFKLLLAFIILLYLLQSLIKINASFVTTHPKSSTYGLGIFGGIISGLTNVVAPLMIMYTLELKYSKKDTIQLSNLCFLFTKIGQISVFVYFGTFTGEAFSISMMTLVVVFFGMYLGSKVKRFIDAKFYVKILKVVLFFTALTLIIQTLNS, encoded by the coding sequence ATGGAAATAGATTTTATAATTGCTTTGGCTTTTATTCTTTTTTGGGCTTCAGTTGTTCACGGAAGTATTGGTTTTGGCTTTGGAATGATATCAACTGCTTTAGTTGCATTATTTACAGATATTCAAACTACAATACTTTTTATGTTAATACCTACTATGCTTGCAAATATAATGAGTATTTTAAGTGAAGGAAATTTTCTTGAAGCTTTAAAAAAGTTTTGGGTAATTATTCTTTTAATGATAATAGGAAGTACTTTAGGAACTATTCTTTTAGTTTATGTAAATTCCGAATATTTTAAACTGCTTTTAGCTTTTATTATTTTACTTTATCTTTTACAATCTTTGATAAAAATCAATGCTTCATTTGTTACTACTCATCCAAAATCATCTACTTACGGTTTAGGTATATTTGGAGGAATAATCTCAGGCCTTACAAATGTAGTAGCACCCTTGATGATTATGTATACTCTAGAGCTGAAGTATAGTAAAAAAGACACTATACAGTTATCAAATTTGTGTTTTTTATTTACAAAAATTGGACAAATATCAGTATTTGTATATTTTGGGACATTTACTGGTGAAGCTTTTAGTATTTCTATGATGACTTTAGTTGTAGTATTCTTTGGAATGTATCTTGGATCAAAAGTTAAAAGATTTATTGATGCAAAGTTTTATGTAAAGATTTTAAAAGTAGTACTATTTTTTACTGCTTTAACATTGATTATTCAAACTCTAAATTCTTAA
- a CDS encoding LysR family transcriptional regulator: protein MDSNLLKVFLAVVDTKSISLGAKQLNFTQSNVTLRIKQLEKSLGYELFHRTNRGVVLTLEGEKLFPFAVDIVKKVEEARLKMQNINYQERLKIGSTQSNASIRLTKFIEKINNDFENMKLEFKVDSSTNLIDELLDYKLDIAFVNGNPNHKDIEVLNIFKEDFVLVQSKDKVPEKTILAYKNGYLNRIFLEQYLSKEEKRIYKRINLENYELILACVNAGYGVALFAREIVEKYGYLDKLKITEMDFDLDTYLICRKDYSPMIENYLKDLKLI from the coding sequence ATGGATTCAAATTTATTAAAAGTATTTTTAGCAGTTGTAGATACAAAAAGTATTTCATTAGGTGCGAAGCAATTAAATTTTACACAATCAAACGTAACATTAAGGATTAAGCAACTTGAAAAAAGTTTAGGTTATGAACTTTTTCATAGAACAAATCGTGGTGTAGTTCTAACATTAGAAGGAGAAAAACTTTTCCCCTTTGCAGTTGATATTGTAAAAAAAGTTGAAGAAGCTAGATTAAAAATGCAAAATATCAACTATCAAGAACGTTTAAAAATTGGTTCAACTCAATCAAATGCAAGTATTAGATTAACAAAATTTATAGAAAAAATAAACAATGATTTTGAAAATATGAAGCTAGAGTTTAAAGTAGATAGCAGTACTAATCTTATTGATGAATTACTTGATTATAAGCTTGATATTGCTTTTGTTAATGGAAACCCAAATCATAAAGATATTGAGGTTTTAAATATATTTAAAGAAGATTTTGTTTTGGTTCAGTCAAAAGATAAGGTTCCTGAAAAAACTATATTAGCGTATAAAAATGGATATTTGAATCGTATTTTTTTAGAACAATATTTAAGCAAAGAAGAAAAACGAATCTATAAAAGAATAAATTTGGAAAATTATGAATTGATTCTAGCTTGTGTAAATGCAGGTTATGGTGTAGCTTTATTTGCAAGAGAAATTGTTGAAAAATATGGATATTTAGATAAATTAAAAATTACAGAAATGGATTTTGATTTAGATACATATTTAATTTGTAGAAAAGATTATTCACCAATGATTGAAAATTATCTAAAAGATTTAAAATTAATTTAA